The genomic interval TATTGGAGAAAATATCCAGATAAGAAAAGGTATTTTCCAACATTATCTTTTATCATTTGACTGTATATTGTCTTTGTTCTCTTCTTCTATTATTCTGTATTTCGTTTCCTCTAATTTTTCAAATTGGCCCGTCTTCACTGCCCAGATAAAAAAAAGCCAACCGCCAAAACCAAGAGCGAGGCAAAGAAAGAAGAGAAGAAATATTGTCCAAAGTTCCATAGTAGTTTTATGATAAACATTAAGATATTTTTTGCAAATACTTTG from Candidatus Schekmanbacteria bacterium carries:
- the ccoS gene encoding cbb3-type cytochrome oxidase assembly protein CcoS encodes the protein MELWTIFLLFFLCLALGFGGWLFFIWAVKTGQFEKLEETKYRIIEEENKDNIQSNDKR